The following are from one region of the Vibrio hyugaensis genome:
- a CDS encoding sensor histidine kinase has translation MSQKNRILLIFFAFYLLCAFIGGHWVWSHSYRSLLEKHQSQLERFSSHIQNKLDKYAHIPHLLSKDEPLVQALLTPNNSAQLEITNRYLESVNHVIEAADTYLIDQWGTTIAASNWRKERSFVGRNFAFRPYFKQAIVGERSEYYALGSTSGKRGYYYSYPIVYAGGVIGVVVVKMDLNKIEDNWQQPKSVFVASDPNGIVFMSSRNDWLFKSLQSLDEIKEAEVWASRQYLDTHIESLGFVGDMLPKHSEVKQGYPYNKGTLVISSLPLDELKLTIRVLSPKQTVVWFTMGYLLVLTLAFTVLFLLGQLVYHRQQRHRQLDRIQQEANQKLEYQVMARTAELQAEVAQRTETEQTLRLTQDELIQAAKLAVLGQMSASISHELNNPLAAIRSFAENGKLFLQKEKWERVEDNLTRISALTDRMANISQQLRSFAKKTSASELLQTRLLPVVASAKELMKPAFKSARVTLETNVPEHDIDVYVNTIQLEQVLVNLLTNAIEAMKAQEQKRVALSVERDETTKTVWVHVDDNGSGLGASTLSELCEPFLTTKQNGLGLGLSISQQILAGMNGKLSAQNREQGGARFSLCLPIVSPHAKP, from the coding sequence ATGTCGCAGAAAAACCGTATTCTACTGATTTTTTTTGCCTTCTATTTACTTTGCGCTTTCATCGGTGGGCATTGGGTTTGGAGTCACAGCTACCGATCTTTGCTCGAAAAACACCAGTCTCAGCTGGAACGTTTTTCCAGTCATATCCAAAACAAATTAGACAAATACGCGCACATTCCCCATTTACTATCTAAAGATGAACCTTTGGTACAAGCACTACTAACCCCGAATAACAGTGCGCAGCTCGAAATCACCAACCGCTATCTAGAATCGGTTAATCACGTGATTGAAGCGGCAGACACCTATTTGATCGACCAATGGGGGACGACGATCGCCGCCAGTAATTGGCGCAAAGAGCGTTCATTTGTGGGGCGCAACTTCGCTTTTCGCCCTTATTTCAAGCAAGCCATTGTCGGTGAGAGAAGTGAATATTACGCCCTCGGCTCCACTTCGGGTAAACGCGGCTATTACTATTCCTACCCCATCGTCTATGCCGGTGGCGTAATTGGTGTCGTGGTGGTCAAAATGGATTTGAACAAGATAGAAGACAATTGGCAGCAGCCTAAAAGTGTTTTCGTCGCCAGTGACCCAAATGGCATAGTGTTTATGAGCAGCCGTAACGACTGGTTGTTCAAAAGCCTACAATCACTTGATGAAATAAAAGAAGCCGAAGTTTGGGCAAGCCGACAGTATTTAGACACTCATATTGAGTCACTTGGTTTTGTCGGTGACATGCTGCCGAAACATTCTGAGGTAAAGCAGGGCTACCCTTACAATAAAGGAACCTTGGTGATCTCTTCCCTGCCCCTTGACGAACTCAAACTGACGATCCGGGTACTCTCGCCTAAGCAAACGGTGGTTTGGTTCACCATGGGCTATTTGCTCGTTTTGACTCTAGCTTTTACCGTTTTATTCCTTCTAGGCCAACTGGTTTATCACCGCCAGCAGCGTCATCGTCAACTTGATCGAATTCAGCAAGAAGCCAATCAGAAACTTGAATATCAAGTCATGGCGCGTACCGCTGAGCTGCAAGCCGAAGTTGCCCAGCGTACCGAAACCGAACAGACCTTACGCTTGACGCAAGATGAGTTGATACAAGCCGCAAAACTGGCGGTACTTGGGCAAATGTCAGCAAGCATCAGTCATGAGCTTAATAACCCGCTCGCCGCCATTCGCAGTTTTGCTGAGAACGGGAAGCTATTTCTTCAAAAAGAAAAATGGGAACGAGTTGAAGATAACCTCACCCGCATTTCCGCACTCACCGACCGAATGGCAAACATCAGCCAACAATTGCGTTCTTTTGCCAAGAAAACCAGTGCGAGTGAACTACTTCAAACCCGCCTATTACCCGTCGTTGCGTCGGCAAAAGAGTTGATGAAGCCCGCGTTCAAATCGGCGCGAGTGACATTAGAAACGAATGTTCCAGAGCATGATATCGACGTCTACGTCAATACTATCCAGCTTGAGCAAGTATTAGTTAATCTGCTAACCAACGCGATTGAAGCAATGAAAGCCCAAGAGCAGAAACGAGTGGCGTTGTCTGTGGAACGTGATGAGACAACGAAAACTGTCTGGGTTCATGTCGATGACAACGGCTCAGGTTTGGGTGCATCCACACTTTCAGAATTGTGCGAACCGTTTTTGACCACCAAACAAAACGGTTTGGGGTTAGGGCTTTCAATCTCCCAACAAATCTTAGCCGGGATGAACGGTAAATTGAGTGCTCAGAATAGAGAACAAGGTGGGGCTCGATTCTCACTCTGTTTACCTATTGTTTCACCACACGCCAAACCATAG
- a CDS encoding sigma-54-dependent transcriptional regulator, protein MCQVFFIDDEADLRLAIEQTFELADIDAKFFSDAESALIAMQQGEEAGVVVTDICLPGISGMDLLTTLTQRDANLPVIMITGHGDISMAVQALHQGAYDFIEKPFAPEHLVETVKRAIEKRKLTNENEKLRQSLKASKTLGPRIIGETPSIQMLRETISHIADTNADILLFGETGTGKELIARSLHEQSARRNQNFVAVNCGAVPENLIESELYGHEKGAFTGAETRRIGKFEFAQGGTLFLDEIESMPIQAQIRLLRVLQERVIERVGSNELLPLDIRVIAATKVDLKQAAEEGYFRQDLYYRLNVVTLDLPPMRERKEDIPALFHHFLLVAASRYGKTSPSLSSQDLAQLMAHDWPGNVRELRNAAERFVLLGKLIQLGETPSHPTTASSLAEQVAEFEKAAIESVLLESRGSIKQTMKQLNVPRKTLYDKMQRYQIDKDLYK, encoded by the coding sequence ATGTGTCAGGTATTTTTTATTGATGACGAAGCCGATCTCAGACTGGCGATAGAACAAACCTTCGAACTTGCCGATATTGACGCCAAGTTTTTCTCCGATGCAGAATCGGCTTTAATTGCGATGCAGCAAGGCGAAGAAGCTGGCGTCGTTGTCACTGATATCTGTTTGCCGGGCATTTCCGGAATGGATTTGCTGACCACACTCACTCAGCGCGATGCAAACCTCCCCGTCATCATGATCACCGGACATGGCGATATATCCATGGCAGTACAAGCTCTCCATCAGGGCGCTTACGATTTTATCGAGAAACCTTTTGCGCCAGAGCATCTAGTAGAAACCGTTAAGCGGGCTATTGAGAAGCGAAAGCTCACCAACGAAAATGAAAAACTGCGACAGTCACTCAAAGCCAGCAAAACCCTTGGGCCAAGAATTATCGGCGAAACTCCTAGCATTCAAATGCTGCGCGAAACCATCAGTCACATCGCGGATACGAACGCCGATATTTTACTATTTGGCGAAACAGGAACAGGCAAAGAACTGATTGCTCGTTCGCTGCATGAGCAAAGTGCTCGCCGCAATCAAAACTTTGTCGCAGTAAATTGCGGCGCAGTACCGGAAAACCTAATTGAAAGCGAGTTGTACGGTCACGAAAAAGGCGCATTTACCGGCGCAGAAACCCGTCGTATCGGCAAATTTGAATTCGCTCAGGGCGGCACTCTGTTTTTAGATGAAATCGAATCTATGCCGATTCAGGCACAAATTCGATTACTACGTGTTCTTCAAGAAAGAGTGATTGAACGAGTAGGATCAAATGAATTACTGCCATTGGACATCAGAGTCATTGCCGCAACCAAAGTCGACTTAAAGCAAGCCGCTGAAGAAGGCTACTTTAGACAAGATCTGTATTATCGTCTCAATGTAGTCACGCTCGACTTACCACCCATGCGCGAACGAAAAGAGGACATTCCTGCGCTGTTCCACCACTTTCTGTTAGTCGCTGCATCACGTTATGGTAAAACCTCACCTAGCCTTTCGTCACAAGATCTCGCTCAATTAATGGCCCATGATTGGCCCGGTAATGTTCGTGAACTGCGCAACGCAGCCGAACGCTTTGTCTTACTGGGTAAACTGATACAACTTGGAGAGACACCCTCTCATCCAACAACGGCATCAAGCCTTGCAGAACAAGTGGCAGAATTTGAGAAAGCAGCAATAGAGAGTGTTTTACTAGAAAGCCGCGGCAGTATTAAGCAAACCATGAAACAATTGAATGTGCCTCGAAAAACCCTGTATGACAAAATGCAACGCTATCAGATAGATAAAGATCTATATAAATAA
- a CDS encoding TRAP transporter large permease, whose product MDILFLFLMVIGFMLIGVPIAVSLGLSSILFLLMHSDASLASVAQTLFNAFAGHYTLLAIPFFILASSFMSTGGVAKRIIRFAIAIVGWFRGGLAMASVVACMMFAALSGSSPATVVAIGSIVIAGMIKNGYSKEFAAGVICNAGTLGILIPPSIVMVVYAAATDVSVGRMFLGGVIPGLLAGVMLMIAIYIAARIKNLPKQPFVGWKETFDAAKDASWGLLLVVIILGGIYGGIFTPTEAAAVAAVYSFLIANFIYKDMGPFADKHNTKPALVKIFQTFVHKDTKHTLYEAGKLTIMLLFIIANALILKHVLTEERIPQMITESMLSAGLGPITFLIVVNVLLLIGGQFMEPSGLLIIVAPLVFPIAIALGIDPIHLGIMMVVNMEIGMITPPVGLNLFVTAGVAKMSMMNVVKAALPWVAVMFLFLIIVTYVPWVSTWLPTTLMGPEIITK is encoded by the coding sequence ATGGATATTCTGTTTTTATTCTTGATGGTGATTGGCTTCATGCTGATTGGTGTGCCAATTGCTGTCTCGCTGGGCCTTTCTAGTATTCTGTTCTTATTGATGCACTCGGATGCGTCTTTGGCCTCTGTTGCTCAAACTCTGTTTAATGCGTTTGCTGGTCACTACACCCTTTTAGCGATTCCCTTCTTTATTTTAGCCTCAAGCTTTATGTCTACCGGTGGTGTAGCCAAACGTATTATCCGCTTCGCGATCGCCATTGTCGGCTGGTTCCGTGGTGGCTTAGCGATGGCGTCGGTTGTGGCGTGTATGATGTTTGCCGCGCTTTCGGGGTCATCTCCAGCAACGGTAGTCGCGATTGGTAGCATCGTTATCGCCGGTATGATCAAAAACGGCTACTCGAAGGAGTTTGCGGCGGGTGTTATCTGTAATGCGGGGACATTGGGCATTTTGATTCCACCTTCAATTGTGATGGTTGTGTATGCCGCTGCGACGGATGTATCGGTGGGGCGTATGTTCCTCGGCGGTGTGATACCGGGCTTGCTTGCGGGTGTGATGTTGATGATTGCTATCTACATCGCCGCGAGGATTAAGAACCTGCCAAAACAACCTTTTGTCGGTTGGAAAGAAACCTTCGATGCCGCTAAAGACGCCAGTTGGGGATTGTTGTTGGTGGTGATCATTCTTGGTGGTATTTACGGTGGTATCTTCACACCAACAGAAGCTGCGGCGGTGGCAGCAGTTTATTCGTTTTTGATTGCCAACTTTATCTATAAAGACATGGGACCATTTGCGGATAAACATAATACCAAACCAGCGTTGGTAAAGATCTTCCAAACGTTTGTCCATAAAGACACCAAGCACACGCTCTATGAAGCCGGCAAACTGACCATCATGCTGTTGTTCATCATTGCCAATGCTTTGATTCTTAAACATGTACTGACGGAAGAACGCATCCCGCAAATGATCACTGAATCTATGCTGTCTGCGGGGCTCGGCCCAATCACCTTCTTAATTGTGGTCAACGTGTTGCTGCTGATTGGCGGTCAGTTTATGGAGCCTTCAGGGTTGTTGATTATCGTCGCACCTTTGGTTTTTCCAATTGCAATCGCACTAGGTATCGACCCTATTCACCTTGGTATTATGATGGTGGTGAATATGGAGATAGGCATGATAACGCCACCTGTGGGGCTTAATTTGTTTGTAACTGCCGGGGTAGCGAAAATGTCGATGATGAACGTGGTGAAAGCGGCTTTGCCTTGGGTGGCGGTGATGTTCTTATTCCTCATTATCGTAACGTATGTACCTTGGGTTTCGACTTGGCTACCAACCACGCTGATGGGACCAGAAATCATCACTAAGTAA
- a CDS encoding TRAP transporter small permease has protein sequence MEQTFFAKAGRITDALEETLIAFFLGAMTLLTFANVIFRYVFNDNILWALELTVFMFAWMVLVGASYGVKKHFHIGVDVIINMVSEPKRKILALLAAVCCLAFSVLLLIGSWNYWYPFATERAWYETDDIPMPEMFQFLADWLNEGERYEKLPRFIPYFALPLGMALLTFRFVQITWQIATGKLDRLIAGHEAEEELEALKEELSEAADAIPNSSSSSDRKEQ, from the coding sequence ATGGAACAGACTTTTTTTGCCAAGGCAGGGCGAATCACTGACGCCTTAGAAGAAACGCTGATTGCATTTTTTCTCGGTGCAATGACGTTGCTGACGTTTGCCAATGTGATTTTTCGCTATGTCTTTAACGATAATATACTTTGGGCGCTGGAGCTGACCGTATTCATGTTCGCGTGGATGGTGTTGGTTGGTGCGTCTTATGGCGTCAAGAAACATTTTCACATTGGTGTCGATGTCATCATCAATATGGTTTCTGAGCCTAAACGTAAAATACTCGCGTTGCTTGCCGCTGTTTGCTGCCTAGCGTTTTCGGTTCTACTACTGATTGGTTCTTGGAATTACTGGTACCCATTTGCGACGGAGCGTGCATGGTATGAGACCGATGACATTCCAATGCCAGAGATGTTTCAATTCTTGGCCGATTGGCTTAATGAAGGTGAACGCTACGAAAAGCTACCAAGATTTATTCCTTACTTTGCGCTGCCACTTGGTATGGCGCTGCTGACGTTCCGTTTTGTACAAATTACATGGCAAATTGCGACAGGTAAACTCGACCGTCTAATTGCAGGTCATGAAGCGGAAGAAGAGTTAGAAGCGTTAAAAGAAGAGCTGAGTGAAGCGGCGGATGCCATTCCAAATAGTTCCTCTTCATCAGATCGCAAGGAGCAATAA
- a CDS encoding TRAP transporter substrate-binding protein produces the protein MFKPLTLLSVSALAVTSFNAAANCDPGETVIKFSHVTNTDKHPKGIAASLLEKRVNEEMNGKVCMQVFPNSTLYDDNKVLEALLNGDVQLAAPSLSKFEKFTKKYRIFDLPFLFEDVAAVDRFQNSESGEKLKNAMKRRGLQGLAFWHNGMKQMSANKPLMLPSDAEGLKFRVQASDVLVAQFEQLGANPQKMSFKEVYGGLQTKVIDGQENTWSNIYGKKFFEVQDGITETNHGILDYLVVTSNDFWKKLPDDQREQLNTIIQEVTTQRNAESTQVNLANKNNIIEAGGVVRTLTPEQRQEWVTALQPVWKKFEKDIGTDLIDAAIASNQQ, from the coding sequence ATGTTTAAACCTCTAACCCTTCTGTCTGTCTCTGCTCTTGCTGTCACTAGTTTTAACGCTGCCGCAAATTGTGACCCTGGTGAAACCGTCATCAAGTTCAGCCACGTAACTAACACTGATAAACACCCGAAAGGCATTGCAGCTTCGCTGCTAGAAAAGCGCGTGAACGAAGAGATGAACGGTAAAGTCTGTATGCAGGTTTTCCCTAACTCGACACTGTACGATGATAACAAGGTGCTTGAAGCGCTCCTTAATGGTGATGTTCAGCTCGCTGCCCCTTCTCTTTCAAAGTTTGAGAAATTCACCAAAAAGTACCGCATCTTTGACCTTCCTTTTCTATTCGAAGACGTGGCGGCTGTTGACCGTTTCCAAAACTCAGAATCTGGCGAGAAGCTAAAGAACGCAATGAAGCGTCGTGGCTTACAAGGTCTCGCTTTCTGGCACAACGGTATGAAGCAGATGTCTGCCAACAAGCCATTAATGCTGCCAAGCGATGCCGAGGGGCTGAAGTTCCGCGTGCAAGCATCAGACGTTTTGGTCGCTCAGTTCGAGCAACTTGGTGCGAACCCGCAAAAAATGTCATTTAAAGAAGTGTACGGCGGTCTTCAAACCAAAGTTATAGATGGTCAAGAAAATACGTGGTCGAACATTTACGGTAAGAAGTTCTTCGAAGTACAAGATGGCATCACTGAAACCAACCACGGCATTCTGGATTACCTTGTTGTAACGTCAAACGACTTCTGGAAAAAACTCCCAGATGATCAACGCGAGCAGCTCAATACCATCATTCAAGAGGTAACAACTCAGCGCAATGCAGAATCGACACAAGTTAACCTTGCGAATAAGAACAACATCATTGAAGCGGGTGGGGTAGTTCGAACTCTAACGCCTGAGCAACGCCAAGAATGGGTGACTGCACTTCAACCTGTGTGGAAAAAGTTTGAGAAAGACATCGGTACCGATCTCATTGATGCCGCAATAGCGTCTAACCAACAATAA
- a CDS encoding protein adenylyltransferase SelO gives MPILEGVNFTHRFSELPSAFFTYVTPQLLDNTRWVVWNGEFAQQFGLPVKESDELLKVFSGQTDFVPFAPLAMKYAGHQFGVYNPDLGDGRGLLFAEMQHNDGTWFDIHLKGAGLTPYSRMGDGRAVLRSTIREYLCSEAMAGLGIPTTRALGMMDSDTPVYREKMEYGALLIRVAETHIRFGHFEHFFYTNQLAEQKLLADKVIEWHFPACSQTEKPYAAMFESIVEKTAEMIAYWQAYGFAHGVMNTDNMSILGQTFDYGPFGFLDDYDPNYICNHSDYQGRYAFEQQPRIALWNLSALAHALSPLVVREDLEAALGKFEVRLSQKFSALMRAKLGLHTKVDEDGRLFEAMFELLNQNKADYTRFFRELSNLDVKSPQAVIDLFLDREAANAWVDLYLARCELEVDERGECVNAATRCGRMRQVNPKYILRNYLAQLAIDKAEEGDFSEVNRLAELLKHPFDEQPEFDDYAKLPPEWGKTMEISCSS, from the coding sequence ATGCCTATCTTAGAAGGTGTCAATTTCACCCATCGATTTAGTGAACTACCATCTGCGTTTTTCACCTATGTTACTCCGCAGCTTTTAGACAATACGCGTTGGGTGGTGTGGAATGGCGAGTTTGCTCAACAGTTTGGTTTACCAGTGAAAGAGAGTGACGAGCTTTTGAAGGTATTTTCTGGGCAAACGGATTTTGTGCCTTTCGCGCCTTTAGCAATGAAGTACGCAGGTCATCAGTTTGGGGTTTATAACCCAGACTTGGGGGACGGTCGCGGCTTGTTGTTCGCTGAAATGCAGCACAATGATGGCACTTGGTTTGATATTCACCTCAAAGGAGCAGGGCTTACCCCGTACTCGCGAATGGGGGATGGTCGAGCGGTATTACGTTCTACTATTCGTGAATATCTGTGCAGTGAAGCGATGGCTGGGTTAGGCATTCCGACCACCAGAGCACTGGGTATGATGGACAGCGATACCCCCGTTTATCGCGAGAAGATGGAATATGGTGCGTTGTTGATTCGCGTAGCAGAAACGCACATCCGTTTTGGTCACTTCGAGCACTTCTTTTATACCAATCAACTTGCTGAGCAAAAGCTGCTCGCTGACAAAGTGATTGAATGGCATTTCCCTGCATGCTCCCAAACGGAGAAGCCATACGCAGCTATGTTCGAGTCTATTGTGGAGAAAACCGCAGAGATGATTGCCTACTGGCAGGCTTACGGTTTTGCGCATGGCGTGATGAATACCGATAACATGTCGATACTCGGACAAACTTTCGACTATGGCCCGTTTGGCTTCCTCGACGATTATGATCCAAATTACATTTGTAACCATTCAGACTACCAAGGTCGTTATGCGTTTGAGCAGCAGCCACGCATCGCGCTGTGGAACTTATCTGCCTTAGCACATGCATTATCGCCGTTGGTGGTGCGAGAAGATCTTGAAGCGGCGCTTGGTAAATTTGAAGTTCGCCTGAGCCAGAAATTCAGTGCACTGATGCGAGCCAAACTCGGTCTCCATACTAAGGTGGACGAAGATGGACGTTTGTTCGAAGCTATGTTTGAGCTGTTGAACCAAAACAAAGCTGACTACACTCGCTTCTTCCGTGAGTTGTCTAATCTCGATGTTAAGTCGCCTCAAGCTGTGATCGATTTGTTCCTTGATCGCGAAGCCGCTAATGCATGGGTGGATTTGTATCTTGCTCGCTGCGAATTAGAGGTTGATGAACGAGGTGAGTGTGTTAACGCAGCCACACGATGTGGACGCATGCGTCAAGTGAATCCGAAATACATCTTACGTAACTACCTTGCGCAGCTTGCCATTGATAAGGCAGAGGAGGGAGATTTCAGTGAAGTAAATCGTCTCGCTGAGTTGCTAAAGCACCCATTTGATGAACAGCCCGAGTTTGATGATTATGCTAAGTTACCTCCTGAGTGGGGTAAGACGATGGAAATCAGCTGCTCTTCCTAA
- a CDS encoding TrkH family potassium uptake protein, with protein sequence MSQFHQRGVFYVPDGKRDKAKGGEPRIILLSFLGVLLPSAVLLTLPVFSVTGLSLTDALFTATSAISVTGLGVVDTGQHFTLAGKILLMFLMQVGGLGQMTLSAVLLYMFGVRLSLRQQALAKDALGQDRQVNLRKLVKKIVIFALIAEMIGFIFLSFRWVPEMGWQTGMFYALFHSISAFNNAGFALFSDSMMSFVNDPVVIFTLAGLFIFGGLGFTVIGDLWLHWRRGFHFLHLHTKIMLIATPALLAVGTIMFWLLERHNPNTMESLPMAGQWLAAFFQSASARTAGFNSVDLAHFTQPALLVMIVLMLIGAGSTSTGGGIKVSTFAVAFMATWAFLRQKKHVVIFKRTVNWQTVTKSLAIIVVSGAILTTAMFLLMLTEKASFDKVMFETISAFATVGLTAGLTADLSEPGKYIMIVVMIIGRIGPLTLAYMLARPEPTLIKYPEDNVLTG encoded by the coding sequence ATGAGCCAATTTCACCAGAGAGGCGTTTTTTACGTCCCAGATGGCAAACGAGATAAAGCGAAAGGTGGCGAGCCGCGCATTATATTGCTGAGCTTTCTCGGTGTGTTATTGCCTTCTGCTGTTTTGCTTACTTTACCTGTGTTCTCTGTTACGGGTTTATCGCTGACCGATGCGTTGTTTACCGCAACCTCGGCCATCAGTGTTACTGGCTTGGGGGTGGTTGATACGGGGCAGCACTTCACATTGGCAGGCAAAATTTTGCTGATGTTTTTGATGCAAGTCGGTGGGCTAGGGCAAATGACGCTCTCTGCCGTTTTGTTGTACATGTTTGGTGTACGGTTGAGCCTCCGTCAACAAGCGCTAGCCAAAGACGCTTTAGGTCAAGATCGTCAAGTTAACTTACGTAAGCTGGTGAAGAAAATTGTTATCTTCGCCCTTATCGCTGAGATGATTGGCTTTATCTTCCTTTCTTTCCGTTGGGTTCCTGAGATGGGGTGGCAGACGGGTATGTTCTATGCGCTGTTCCATTCTATCTCTGCATTCAACAACGCGGGGTTTGCGTTGTTCTCAGACAGTATGATGAGCTTTGTCAACGACCCTGTAGTGATCTTTACGCTAGCAGGTTTGTTCATCTTCGGTGGCTTGGGTTTTACCGTGATTGGTGATCTATGGCTGCATTGGCGTCGTGGTTTTCATTTTTTGCACCTGCACACCAAAATCATGCTGATTGCGACGCCGGCATTGCTTGCGGTGGGAACAATCATGTTCTGGTTATTGGAAAGACACAACCCGAATACGATGGAGTCTTTACCTATGGCAGGGCAGTGGCTTGCGGCCTTCTTCCAATCAGCCAGTGCGCGAACCGCAGGCTTTAACAGTGTCGATTTGGCACACTTTACCCAACCCGCTTTGTTGGTAATGATTGTGCTGATGTTGATTGGTGCAGGCTCAACTTCGACGGGGGGCGGTATTAAGGTGTCTACCTTTGCTGTCGCTTTTATGGCGACATGGGCGTTCCTGCGTCAGAAAAAGCACGTGGTGATTTTCAAACGTACGGTGAACTGGCAGACGGTGACTAAGTCACTGGCGATCATTGTTGTGAGTGGTGCAATTTTAACGACGGCGATGTTCTTACTAATGCTGACCGAGAAGGCGAGCTTCGATAAGGTGATGTTCGAGACCATCTCTGCATTTGCTACCGTTGGTTTAACCGCTGGTTTGACTGCTGATCTTTCAGAACCCGGCAAATACATCATGATTGTGGTGATGATCATCGGACGTATTGGGCCTTTGACGCTTGCGTATATGTTAGCGCGTCCTGAGCCTACTCTGATCAAGTACCCTGAAGACAATGTTCTAACGGGCTAA
- a CDS encoding potassium channel family protein — MKTGDKQFAVIGLGRFGLAVCKELQDSGSQVLAVDVNEDRVKEAAGFVSQAIVANCTQEDTVAELKLDDYDMVMIAIGADVNASILATLIAKEAGVKSVWVKANDRFQARVLQKIGADHIIMPERDMGIRVARKMLDKRVLEFHPLGSGLAMTEFVIGSRWMGKTLGDLALCKVEGVQVLGFKRGPEITKAPELTTTLEIGDLIIVVGPQDKLASKLKSL; from the coding sequence ATGAAAACTGGTGATAAGCAATTTGCTGTAATTGGCTTAGGTCGTTTTGGCTTAGCCGTGTGTAAAGAACTGCAAGATTCTGGCTCACAAGTTTTGGCGGTTGACGTTAATGAAGACCGAGTAAAAGAAGCGGCAGGCTTTGTTAGCCAAGCCATTGTTGCAAACTGTACTCAAGAAGATACGGTCGCTGAATTAAAACTCGATGACTATGACATGGTCATGATCGCGATTGGTGCCGACGTAAATGCCAGCATCCTAGCCACTCTAATTGCTAAAGAGGCGGGGGTAAAATCGGTTTGGGTTAAAGCGAACGACCGCTTCCAAGCTCGCGTACTGCAAAAAATTGGTGCAGACCACATCATCATGCCAGAGCGTGATATGGGTATTCGTGTTGCACGTAAGATGCTCGACAAACGCGTACTGGAATTCCACCCATTGGGCAGTGGTTTAGCGATGACCGAGTTTGTGATTGGCTCTCGTTGGATGGGCAAGACTCTTGGCGATCTTGCATTGTGTAAAGTGGAAGGCGTTCAAGTACTCGGCTTTAAACGTGGCCCGGAAATCACCAAAGCTCCTGAGCTCACCACAACACTAGAAATCGGCGACCTCATTATTGTTGTTGGTCCTCAAGATAAATTAGCAAGCAAGCTGAAATCATTATGA